A window of Marinobacter sp. es.042 genomic DNA:
CGTTCGGTGTCTTTGCTGCCGCAATGAGGGCAGGCAATGACTTCCGGTTCTCCGAGCAGGCTCATTTTGCTGGAGCTGCCCTCGGGTGGCGCGATACCGAACGCCCGAAGCTTTTCTTTGCCTTCGTCTGTGATCCAGTCGGTGGTCCAGGCAGGGGTCAGCACCTGTTTGATTTTCGGATCGCGGAAGCCGGCGGCGCGTAGCGCCTCGGCGATCAGCTCCTCAATCAGCTCGGTTGCCGGGCACCCGGAGTAGGTCGGGGTCACGTCAATGGACAGTTCTTTGCCGTCCCAGTGAACCGCCCGGACAATGCCGAGCTCCACGACACTGACGGCCGGCACTTCGGGGTCTTTGACCTCTTCAAGAAGTGCCCAGATGTCGTCCTCTGTCAGCAGATCGGGGCGGGCGTTGGCCGGCACCCGATCACTGGCAATCAGAATGTCGACAGCTGACCGGCTGTCTGAATCACCATGTTGTGGCATCGGGATAGGCCCTCTGCAGGAACTGCATTTCTGCCAGGATGAAACCAAGGTGTTCGGTGTGCTCGCCGTGCTTGCCACCCATGTACATCCAGGCGTCTTCCGCGCCAGGAGTCAGGGTTGCCTGGGTGAGCACCTCGTTGACCATGCCGCGCCAGTCTTTGGCCAGCTGGTCCGTATCCGGGCCAATGCCCGTCTCGGCCATCACACGATCGGTGTCGTCCGGCGTAATAAGCTCGCCGGTAAAACGCCAGAGGATGTCGACGGCGTCCTGCATGCGGCGGTGGCTTTCTTCAGTGCCATCACCAAAACGCTTCACCCACTCTGAGGAGCGGCGCAGGTGGTAGGTCACCTCTTTCAGCGCCTTGGCAGCGATGCCGGCAATGCGCTCGTCGCTGGATTCCGTCAGGCTCTTGAGCGTGAAGTAGTGATACACGTCGAAGAAGAACTGGCGGCCCATGGTGACGGCGTAGTCCTCGTTGGGCTGCTCGGTCATCAGCAGGTTGCGATACTCGTGGGCGTCCCGGCGGAAGGCCAGCTTGTCAGCATCGCGGCCATCGTCGATCAGCTCGGCTGCATACTCGTACCAGTTGCGGGCCTGGCCGACGAGGTCGAGGGCAACGTTCATCAGTGCCATCTCTTCCTCAAGCGCCGGGGCCTTGCCACACAGCTCGCAAAGGCGCTGGCCAAGGATCATGTCGGAATCTGCAAGGCGCAGCAGGTATTCCTTTAATGCTTCTGTTTGTGTCATGGGTACCGCTCCTTACATGTGTCCGACTTCATCGGGCAGCTTGTAGAAGGAAGCGTGCCGGTAAACCTTGTCTTCCGACGGATCGAAAAGCACTTCCTTCTCGTCGGACGCGGACGCCGTGATCGCGTCGGAGGGAACCACCCAGAGACTTACGCCTTCGTTACGGCGTGTGTAAAGGTCACGGGCGTTTTCCATGGCCATCTCGGCGTCTGCGGCATGCACGCTGCCCACGTGTTTGTGGTTCAGGCCGTGCTTGGACCGTACAAAGACTTCGTAAAGGCGCCATTCAGACATGTTGTGTTCCTCCGGTATCAGGCGGCTTGTGCGCGCTGTTTTTGTTTTTCGGCATAGGCGACGGCCGCTTCACGGACCCAGGCACCTTCGTCAATAGCGTTCTTGCGAGTCTTGATGCGCTCGCGGTTGCAGGGACCGTTGCCCTTGAGGACGTCGTAGAACTCCTGCCAGTTGATTTCGCCGAAATCGTAATGGCCGGTTTCTTCGTTCCACTTCAGGTCCGGATCCGGTGCAGTGCAGCCAAGGAATTCGAGCTGCGGCACGGTCTGGTCAATAAACATCTGGCGCAGTTCGTCGTTGCTCTTGCGCTTGATCTTCCAGGCCATGGACTGCTGGGAGTTCGGCGACTCGTCGTCATGCGGTCCGAACATCATCAGTGCCGGCCACCACAGACGGTTAATGGCGTCCTGCACCATGGCTTTCTGTTCGTCGGTGCCTCCGCGCATCATGTCCAGCAGGATCTGGTAACCCTGACGCTGATGGAAGCTCTCTTCCTTGCAGATGCGGATCATGGCGCGGGAATAGGGGCCATAGGAGGTACGCTGCAGCACCACCTGGTTAACGATGGCGGCGCCATCCACCAGCCAGCCAACGGCACCCATGTCCGCCCAGTTCAGGGTCGGGTAGTTGAAGATGCTGGAGTACTTGGCTTTGCCCTGGTGCAGCTTTTCGATCTCTTCGTCACGGTCAGCACCCAGGGTTTCCATGGCGCTGTACAGGTACAGGCCGTGGCCCGCTTCGTCCTGAATCTTGGCCATCAGCTGGAGCTTGCGCTTGAGCGTAGGCGCGCGGGTAACCCAGTTGCCTTCCGGCAGCATGCCGACCACTTCGGAGTGGGCGTGCTGGGAAATCTGGCGAATCAGGGTCTTCCGGTAGCCTTCCGGCATCCAGTTTTTGGGTTCGATTTTGGTTTCGGCGTCGACCTTTTCCTGAAAGTCGCGCTCTTCGGGCGACATCTCTTCTTTGGTCTTGAGGCGCTTGGCGCCGGTTTCAACGAGCTGGGCGTACATAAACAAATACCTCCGGATCGGGCTTGTTGTTCTGTTGTCCGTGAACAGAGAACCCTCAATAACAACTAAGGGTCAATGACTCCATATTATATGATACTGAATAAATATCAAGAACAGTCTTTGTGTGTCATGTTATATCTAAAAGCTTCCTTATGAGATCTTATAGTGCTGATTTGCATAATAAAAAAAGTGATACGTGAGCAAATGCTATTGAGATCATCAAACGGAAAGCAATTTTAAATCGGTGATTGCGGGGCCTGGTGGTGGGAAAAGCAGCGAGAGTCAGCGGCATCCGCTGCGTGCTGACTCTCTGCTGGTCGGTCGGATTTACTGGTTACGGCGATCAAATACGCGCTTGGCCTTGCCTTCCGAGCGTGCCAGACGGTTGGTTTCCACCACCTCGACACGGGTGCTGATGCCGATGTAGGACTTGATGTGGTGCGCCAGTTCCTTGGCCGCCGCAGCGCGACTCTCGGGGGTGTCGGTTACGCCGGGTTTCAGTTCGGTCCGGATATCCACGCAGTCCAGGTTACCTTCCTTGTAAACCTCGATCTCGTAGTGCGGTGCCAGGGCCTCGCACTTGAGCACCTGCTCCTCGATCTGGCTCGGGAACACGTTGACGCCGCGAATGATCAGCATGTCGTCGCTGCGGCCGGTAATCTTGTCAATCCGGCGCATCGGGCGCGCTGTACCCGGAAGCAGGCGGGTGAGGTCGCGGGTGCGGTAGCGCAGAATCGGCAGGGCCACCTTGGTCAATGACGTGAAGACCAGCTCACCGTATTCACCGTCTGGCAGCACTTCACCGGTTTCCGGGTTGATGATTTCCGGATAGAAGTGATCTTCCCAGATGGTCGGGCCGTCTTTGGTTTCAATACATTCCATGCCCACGCCCGGACCCATGACTTCCGACAGACCATAGATATCAAGAGCCTCGATGCCGAGGCGCTCCTCGATCTCTGATCGCATGGCGTTGGTCCATGGTTCTGCGCCGAAAATGCCGAGCCGCAGGGGCAGTTTATGGGGATCAATGCCCTGACGCTCCATTTCATCGGCAATGTTCAGCATGTAGGACGGCGTCACCATGATGATGTCCGGTTCGAAATCCTTGATCAGCTGGACCTGCTTCTCGGTCTGGCCGCCGGACATCGGAATAACCGTGCAACCAAGGCGTTCGGCGCCGTAGTGGGCGCCCAGACCGCCGGTGAACAGGCCATAGCCATAGGCTACATGAACCTTGTCGCCACGGGAGCCGCCGCCGGCCCGGATAGACCGTGCCACAATGTCGGCCCAGGTGTTGATATCACTCTGGGTGTAACCGACTACGGTTGGCTTGCCGGTGGTACCACTGGAGGCGTGCACCCGCACCACGTCGGACATGGGGGTGGCAAACATGCCAAACGGGTAGTTGTCCCGCAGATCCGCCTTGGTGGTGAATGGCACCTTGGCCAGGTCTTCCAGCGAGTTGATGTCCATGGGCTTCAGACCCTGGTCACCAAACGCTTTGCGGTAGAACGGCACGTTGGTGTAGGCATGGACAACGCTCCAGCGCAGACGCTGCAGCTGTTCGTGGCGCAGCTCATCAATGCTGGCGGTTTCCATGCGGTCAAGTTTGCCAAGTTTTTGCAGTGGTAAGGTCATGGTTCTGTCCTGCGTTGTTCTTGTCGAATAAGGGTCTTTGTTCTTGTTGGCGGGTGGCTTCAGGCCACCGCATCCATCCGTTCAATGATCAGTGCGAT
This region includes:
- the paaB gene encoding 1,2-phenylacetyl-CoA epoxidase subunit PaaB yields the protein MSEWRLYEVFVRSKHGLNHKHVGSVHAADAEMAMENARDLYTRRNEGVSLWVVPSDAITASASDEKEVLFDPSEDKVYRHASFYKLPDEVGHM
- the paaC gene encoding 1,2-phenylacetyl-CoA epoxidase subunit PaaC — translated: MTQTEALKEYLLRLADSDMILGQRLCELCGKAPALEEEMALMNVALDLVGQARNWYEYAAELIDDGRDADKLAFRRDAHEYRNLLMTEQPNEDYAVTMGRQFFFDVYHYFTLKSLTESSDERIAGIAAKALKEVTYHLRRSSEWVKRFGDGTEESHRRMQDAVDILWRFTGELITPDDTDRVMAETGIGPDTDQLAKDWRGMVNEVLTQATLTPGAEDAWMYMGGKHGEHTEHLGFILAEMQFLQRAYPDATTW
- the paaA gene encoding 1,2-phenylacetyl-CoA epoxidase subunit PaaA, with product MYAQLVETGAKRLKTKEEMSPEERDFQEKVDAETKIEPKNWMPEGYRKTLIRQISQHAHSEVVGMLPEGNWVTRAPTLKRKLQLMAKIQDEAGHGLYLYSAMETLGADRDEEIEKLHQGKAKYSSIFNYPTLNWADMGAVGWLVDGAAIVNQVVLQRTSYGPYSRAMIRICKEESFHQRQGYQILLDMMRGGTDEQKAMVQDAINRLWWPALMMFGPHDDESPNSQQSMAWKIKRKSNDELRQMFIDQTVPQLEFLGCTAPDPDLKWNEETGHYDFGEINWQEFYDVLKGNGPCNRERIKTRKNAIDEGAWVREAAVAYAEKQKQRAQAA
- the paaK gene encoding phenylacetate--CoA ligase PaaK; this encodes MTLPLQKLGKLDRMETASIDELRHEQLQRLRWSVVHAYTNVPFYRKAFGDQGLKPMDINSLEDLAKVPFTTKADLRDNYPFGMFATPMSDVVRVHASSGTTGKPTVVGYTQSDINTWADIVARSIRAGGGSRGDKVHVAYGYGLFTGGLGAHYGAERLGCTVIPMSGGQTEKQVQLIKDFEPDIIMVTPSYMLNIADEMERQGIDPHKLPLRLGIFGAEPWTNAMRSEIEERLGIEALDIYGLSEVMGPGVGMECIETKDGPTIWEDHFYPEIINPETGEVLPDGEYGELVFTSLTKVALPILRYRTRDLTRLLPGTARPMRRIDKITGRSDDMLIIRGVNVFPSQIEEQVLKCEALAPHYEIEVYKEGNLDCVDIRTELKPGVTDTPESRAAAAKELAHHIKSYIGISTRVEVVETNRLARSEGKAKRVFDRRNQ
- the paaD gene encoding 1,2-phenylacetyl-CoA epoxidase subunit PaaD; its protein translation is MPQHGDSDSRSAVDILIASDRVPANARPDLLTEDDIWALLEEVKDPEVPAVSVVELGIVRAVHWDGKELSIDVTPTYSGCPATELIEELIAEALRAAGFRDPKIKQVLTPAWTTDWITDEGKEKLRAFGIAPPEGSSSKMSLLGEPEVIACPHCGSKDTERVSEFGSTACKALYRCKECLEPFDYFKCI